From a single Ischnura elegans chromosome 7, ioIscEleg1.1, whole genome shotgun sequence genomic region:
- the LOC124162693 gene encoding glycine-rich cell wall structural protein 1.8-like codes for MAYLRSGAILALLCLASSAPSPKDRRTEEHVHIVFPHGEMRRKTEMDSTGASSKVYLTSATSYSYGNSGGFKGHGADGGAGHGGLTGATYLGAGAGGGGSYGGGHGGYNGAGTTSYGYVHGVPMVYYDISHGGGDGGDGHGYYYHHHAGDGIHGGDGGFQDGHFDGHFDGPEGEGHFHGPDGFEDGHHFEGGYGGDGGEEEEFSKAGADEEEEENHSEEGEKGSKGYEEKEGYEKGSSGKHGEEEDKGHYSEEGGHKKGHHSGGGYYGEHHEGHKGEKGANYGEKGGHKKGHSTKGFHNVYHKDEYHKKHEFYDEDHKEGEHGKHGSYHEEDSAKKGGHKKGGYHDSGYDTAEKGKKGHFAKGDYYDEDQGHKSAGGLQSYHGHHSDYAKKGGYQSGKEYGQSSGGGGYEGGHPGYGVYYKKY; via the coding sequence ATGGCGTATCTTCGCAGCGGCGCCATCTTAGCTCTGCTCTGCCTGGCATCCAGTGCGCCGTCTCCAAAGGATCGCAGAACGGAGGAACATGTCCACATCGTGTTCCCGCACggagaaatgaggaggaaaactGAGATGGACAGCACAGGGGCATCCAGCAAGGTGTACCTCACTTCCGCCACCAGCTACAGTTACGGGAACAGCGGAGGATTCAAGGGCCACGGTGCTGATGGCGGCGCTGGACATGGAGGCCTCACTGGGGCTACTTACCTCGGCGCTGGTGCAGGAGGTGGCGGCAGCTACGGTGGAGGCCATGGAGGATACAACGGCGCCGGTACTACAAGCTACGGCTACGTGCACGGGGTCCCAATGGTGTACTACGACATCTCCCACGGCGGTGGTGACGGCGGGGACGGCCACGGGTACTACTATCACCACCACGCCGGAGACGGAATCCACGGAGGCGATGGTGGCTTCCAAGACGGACACTTCGACGGGCACTTCGATGGACCCGAGGGGGAGGGACACTTCCACGGTCCGGACGGCTTCGAGGACGGTCACCACTTCGAAGGCGGCTACGGTGGCGATGGAGGTGAAGAGGAAGAATTCTCCAAGGCTGGCGccgatgaggaggaggaagagaaccACAGCGAAGAGGGTGAGAAGGGGTCGAAAGGTTACGAGGAGAAGGAGGGCTACGAGAAGGGTAGCTCCGGGAAGCACGGCGAGGAGGAGGACAAGGGTCACTATTCAGAAGAGGGAGGTCACAAGAAAGGTCACCACTCGGGCGGGGGATACTACGGCGAGCACCACGAAGGTCATAAGGGAGAGAAGGGAGCCAACTACGGGGAGAAGGGTGGTCACAAAAAGGGCCATAGCACCAAGGGCTTCCACAATGTGTACCACAAAGACGAGTACCACAAGAAGCACGAATTCTACGATGAGGACCACAAGGAGGGCGAACACGGCAAGCACGGCTCGTACCACGAAGAAGACTCGGCGAAGAAGGGAGGTCACAAAAAGGGCGGTTACCACGACAGCGGATACGACACAGCGGAAAAGGGCAAGAAGGGACACTTTGCCAAGGGAGACTACTATGACGAGGACCAGGGTCACAAGTCGGCCGGAGGACTCCAGTCCTATCACGGGCACCACTCTGACTACGCCAAGAAGGGCGGATACCAGAGCGGCAAAGAGTATGGACAGAGTAGTGGGGGAGGCGGCTATGAAGGAGGTCACCCAGGATATGGAGTTTATTACAAGAAATACTAA